A part of Odontesthes bonariensis isolate fOdoBon6 chromosome 23, fOdoBon6.hap1, whole genome shotgun sequence genomic DNA contains:
- the tepsin gene encoding AP-4 complex accessory subunit Tepsin isoform X1, whose protein sequence is MASFMERLAFLQKVPTLMKATADDENPCPGYLFQEIGKISHESLGCGQCLLEYLLERLQVESCHVKLKVLKIFVHLCGHGSNNFLTELRRNSTFIQQASVYSGPPDPIHGSALYQKVRHTAQDVARLLFTDAVSTKSSIPPHSVAPPTMGMGSATPHRSGLQGFGYNPGKQGTAASDSLLDKIQKAAEVVASAVLPPTEHQGIRLHDNNYRAVVAPSAPIEVAVPACAYNLPAGKPKVTQRCPGQVGGGWEETDSGNSSSHNSSQDMAANSRASVGSKSAGTGSQSGASRESSGDLSDRVEALQLGDCGQEMALINRLTEGSRVFLTREESQLFIKECFILNCEVVVELLSSKLQDPSYTVKMRALCAVACLMTSDLLSLEQMFGATQRRLHQLSKGPPGPVANKATKILRQFEALMGGSPHATNQDTVNSSHEATANQHHTSICSGSLLPTYSAENTDLKLNQPVGVTLPSNCPSSPSSLELTLTCSTEELLNDGDEGKLDSIWQESVGNQGGPVRTEEIKPSESPELIRDRSPPLSPEPQSGLVHPSRLSLFSGMELVTKGRPLCERGASRAESDRTNGSYSENQTRHNPDCPVNASTTYMETGDVAATCSRAAADRGQSVSAFSFLNS, encoded by the exons ATGGCATCATTTATGGAACGATTAGCCTTTCTTCAGAAA GTTCCCACCCTGATGAAGGCTACTGCAGATGATGAAAACCCCTGTCCTGGCTACCTTTTCCAAGAGATTGGAA AAATCTCCCATGAGTCTTTAGGATGTGGTCAGTGTTTGCTGGAATACCTTCTggagaggctgcaggtggaatCCTGTCATGTCAAACTTAAG GTGCTGAAGATATTTGTCCATCTCTGTGGTCATGGCTCAAATAATTTCCTCACAGAACTCAGAAGGAACTCCACCTTCATTCAGCAAGCATCAG TTTACAGTGGCCCTCCTGATCCCATCCACGGCTCAGCGCTGTACCAGAAAGTGAGGCATACAGCACAG gatgtGGCCCGATTACTTTTCACAGATGCAGTTTCCACAAAAAGCAGCATCCCACCACACAGCGTTGCCCCTCCAACGATGG GTATGGGATCAGCAACTCCCCACAGGTCGGGATTGCAGGGTTTCGGATACAATCCGGGGAAGCAGGGGACAG CAGCCAGCGATTCACTGCTGGATAAGATCCAGAAAGCTGCTGAGGTGGTGGCCAGCGCTGTCCTTCCCCCGACGGAGCACCAGGGCATCCGTCTCCATGACAACAATTACCGTGCAGTGGTGGCGCCGTCTGCACCCATAGAGGTGGCCGTGCCGGCCTGTGCCTATAACCTGCCTGCTGGCAAACCAAAAG TGACCCAGAGATGCCCCGGGCAGGTAGGAGGCGGCTGGGAGGAGACCGACAGCGGCAACAGCTCCTCTCACAACTCTTCTCAGGACATGGCTGCCAACAGCAGGGCGTCTGTGGGCAGCAAGTCGGCTGGTACCGGGAGCCAATCGGGGGCGAGCAGAGAGAGCAGCGGGGACCTGTCGGACCG GGTTGAAGCCTTGCAGCTGGGGGACTGTGGCCAGGAGATGGCACTCATCAACAGACTGACTGAAGGCTCCAGAGTGTTCCTCACGAGAGAGGAGAGTCAACTCTTCATCAAAGA GTGTTTCATTCTTAACTGCGAGGTTGTGGTGGAGTTGCTCTCGAGCAAGCTTCAAGATCCCTCTTACACCGTTAAAATG CGAGCTCTGTGTGCAGTCGCGTGCCtcatgacctctgacctcctcTCTCTGGAGCAAATGTTTGGAGCTACTCAACGCAGACTTCACCAGCTGAGCAAGGGGCCTCCGGGGCCAGTGGCAAACAAAGCAACCAAG ATCCTGCGACAGTTTGAGGCTCTAATGGGTGGATCCCCACATGCTACTAACCAGGATACTGTTAACAGCAGCCACGAGGCAACCGCTAATCAGCATCACACGTCAATATGCTCAGGCAGTTTGCTACCAACATACTCTGCCGAAAACACAGACCTCAAACTTAATCAGCCGGTGGGCGTAACCCTGCCTTCAAACTGCCCATCATCCCCTTCTAGTCTGGAGCTGACTCTGACATGCTCGACAGAGGAGCTGCTGAATGATGGTGATGAGGGAAAACTAGACTCCATTTGGCAAGAATCTGTGGGAAATCAGGGGGGGCCAGTCAGGACTGAAGAGATAAAACCATCAGAAAGTCCAGAGCTCATCAGAGACAGAAGCCCCCCTCTTTCACCCGAACCCCAGAGCGGGCTGGTCCATCCGAGCAGACTGTCTCTATTCAGTGGCATGGAGCTGGTGACTAAAGGGAGGCCGCTGTGTGAAAGGGGAGCGTCCCGTGCCGAGTCGGACAGAACAAACGGCAGTTATAGTGAGAATCAAACCCGGCATAACCCGGACTGTCCGGTGAACGCATCTACGACTTACATGGAAACCGGTGACGTCGCCGCGACTTGCAGTCGTGCTGCAGCAGATAGAGGCCAGTCGGTATCAGCTTTCTCGTTTCTCAACTCTTGA
- the LOC142374440 gene encoding protein VCF1: MLTENRKRHHSCESEEDQQLRPQAKRSGVGPCLLVSDLDSESSSSDSSNGTSSPESAIEASTRPCIHSQSNCTSPKPEDSASPFRHGLHGDGRSDSYDFINRVLREAHFSSLLTRGRPGST, from the exons ATGCTGACTGAAAACAG GAAACGACACCATAGCTGTGAAAGCGAGGAAGACCAACAGCTGAGACCTCAGGCTAAGAGGTCAGGGGTGGGTCCCTGCCTGCTCGTGTCAGATCTGGACTCGGAG TCTTCCAGCAGCGACAGTAGTAATGGGACCAGTAGTCCAGAAAGCGCAATAGAGGCCAGCACCAGGCCGTGCATACATAGCCAGAGCAACTGCACCAGCCCAAAGCCGGAAGACTCTGCCAGCCCCTTCAGGCACGGTCTCCATGGCGACGGGCGAAGTGACTCCTATGACTTCATCAACAGAGTCCTGAGAGAGGCGCACTTCAGCAGTCTTCTGACCAGAGGACGTCCAGGCTCGACATGA
- the ndufaf8 gene encoding NADH dehydrogenase [ubiquinone] 1 alpha subcomplex assembly factor 8: MSGSNAWGRSREKLRLFPEIFAQCGDEAAVYGKCVAATTIGRQELRKDLCAREFEALKSCFVNAARKRAK; encoded by the exons ATGTCGGGGTCAAATGCGTGGGGTCGTAGTCGGGAGAAATTGAGACTTTTCCCTGAAATCTTTGCACAGTGTGGAGATGAG GCAGCAGTGTACGGAAAATGTGTAGCAGCCACAACAATAGGCAGACAGGAGCTGAGGAAGGACCTGTGTGCTAGAGAGTTTGAAGCGCTGAAGAGCTGCTTTGTAAATGCA GCCAGGAAAAGAGCCAAATGA
- the tepsin gene encoding AP-4 complex accessory subunit Tepsin isoform X2, with translation MASFMERLAFLQKVPTLMKATADDENPCPGYLFQEIGKISHESLGCGQCLLEYLLERLQVESCHVKLKVLKIFVHLCGHGSNNFLTELRRNSTFIQQASVYSGPPDPIHGSALYQKVRHTAQDVARLLFTDAVSTKSSIPPHSVAPPTMGMGSATPHRSGLQGFGYNPGKQGTASDSLLDKIQKAAEVVASAVLPPTEHQGIRLHDNNYRAVVAPSAPIEVAVPACAYNLPAGKPKVTQRCPGQVGGGWEETDSGNSSSHNSSQDMAANSRASVGSKSAGTGSQSGASRESSGDLSDRVEALQLGDCGQEMALINRLTEGSRVFLTREESQLFIKECFILNCEVVVELLSSKLQDPSYTVKMRALCAVACLMTSDLLSLEQMFGATQRRLHQLSKGPPGPVANKATKILRQFEALMGGSPHATNQDTVNSSHEATANQHHTSICSGSLLPTYSAENTDLKLNQPVGVTLPSNCPSSPSSLELTLTCSTEELLNDGDEGKLDSIWQESVGNQGGPVRTEEIKPSESPELIRDRSPPLSPEPQSGLVHPSRLSLFSGMELVTKGRPLCERGASRAESDRTNGSYSENQTRHNPDCPVNASTTYMETGDVAATCSRAAADRGQSVSAFSFLNS, from the exons ATGGCATCATTTATGGAACGATTAGCCTTTCTTCAGAAA GTTCCCACCCTGATGAAGGCTACTGCAGATGATGAAAACCCCTGTCCTGGCTACCTTTTCCAAGAGATTGGAA AAATCTCCCATGAGTCTTTAGGATGTGGTCAGTGTTTGCTGGAATACCTTCTggagaggctgcaggtggaatCCTGTCATGTCAAACTTAAG GTGCTGAAGATATTTGTCCATCTCTGTGGTCATGGCTCAAATAATTTCCTCACAGAACTCAGAAGGAACTCCACCTTCATTCAGCAAGCATCAG TTTACAGTGGCCCTCCTGATCCCATCCACGGCTCAGCGCTGTACCAGAAAGTGAGGCATACAGCACAG gatgtGGCCCGATTACTTTTCACAGATGCAGTTTCCACAAAAAGCAGCATCCCACCACACAGCGTTGCCCCTCCAACGATGG GTATGGGATCAGCAACTCCCCACAGGTCGGGATTGCAGGGTTTCGGATACAATCCGGGGAAGCAGGGGACAG CCAGCGATTCACTGCTGGATAAGATCCAGAAAGCTGCTGAGGTGGTGGCCAGCGCTGTCCTTCCCCCGACGGAGCACCAGGGCATCCGTCTCCATGACAACAATTACCGTGCAGTGGTGGCGCCGTCTGCACCCATAGAGGTGGCCGTGCCGGCCTGTGCCTATAACCTGCCTGCTGGCAAACCAAAAG TGACCCAGAGATGCCCCGGGCAGGTAGGAGGCGGCTGGGAGGAGACCGACAGCGGCAACAGCTCCTCTCACAACTCTTCTCAGGACATGGCTGCCAACAGCAGGGCGTCTGTGGGCAGCAAGTCGGCTGGTACCGGGAGCCAATCGGGGGCGAGCAGAGAGAGCAGCGGGGACCTGTCGGACCG GGTTGAAGCCTTGCAGCTGGGGGACTGTGGCCAGGAGATGGCACTCATCAACAGACTGACTGAAGGCTCCAGAGTGTTCCTCACGAGAGAGGAGAGTCAACTCTTCATCAAAGA GTGTTTCATTCTTAACTGCGAGGTTGTGGTGGAGTTGCTCTCGAGCAAGCTTCAAGATCCCTCTTACACCGTTAAAATG CGAGCTCTGTGTGCAGTCGCGTGCCtcatgacctctgacctcctcTCTCTGGAGCAAATGTTTGGAGCTACTCAACGCAGACTTCACCAGCTGAGCAAGGGGCCTCCGGGGCCAGTGGCAAACAAAGCAACCAAG ATCCTGCGACAGTTTGAGGCTCTAATGGGTGGATCCCCACATGCTACTAACCAGGATACTGTTAACAGCAGCCACGAGGCAACCGCTAATCAGCATCACACGTCAATATGCTCAGGCAGTTTGCTACCAACATACTCTGCCGAAAACACAGACCTCAAACTTAATCAGCCGGTGGGCGTAACCCTGCCTTCAAACTGCCCATCATCCCCTTCTAGTCTGGAGCTGACTCTGACATGCTCGACAGAGGAGCTGCTGAATGATGGTGATGAGGGAAAACTAGACTCCATTTGGCAAGAATCTGTGGGAAATCAGGGGGGGCCAGTCAGGACTGAAGAGATAAAACCATCAGAAAGTCCAGAGCTCATCAGAGACAGAAGCCCCCCTCTTTCACCCGAACCCCAGAGCGGGCTGGTCCATCCGAGCAGACTGTCTCTATTCAGTGGCATGGAGCTGGTGACTAAAGGGAGGCCGCTGTGTGAAAGGGGAGCGTCCCGTGCCGAGTCGGACAGAACAAACGGCAGTTATAGTGAGAATCAAACCCGGCATAACCCGGACTGTCCGGTGAACGCATCTACGACTTACATGGAAACCGGTGACGTCGCCGCGACTTGCAGTCGTGCTGCAGCAGATAGAGGCCAGTCGGTATCAGCTTTCTCGTTTCTCAACTCTTGA